The Niallia alba genome includes a window with the following:
- the recN gene encoding DNA repair protein RecN, producing the protein MLSELSIKNFAIIDSLSISFKKGLSVLTGETGAGKSIIIDAINLLVGGRGSAEFVRHGEEKAEIEGLFYIEDGHPCFRKMDEFGIDIDEGTIVLRRDIALSGKSVCRINGKLITIAVLREIGSTLIDIHGQHEHQELMDETKHLHLLDTFAMGELAPVLEEYGEVYRSYNQTQKKLMNLTENEQQMAQRLDLLQFQFNEIESAHLKINEDEELMEERKKLSNFEKIYDSIQTGYNALRGEQKGLDWLGEVMGNMEEAASLDTEYKDMAESVSNSYYILEDIARQLRSALDYLEYDPKRLNEIETRLNEINTLKRKYGTTVTDILEYAAKIEEELETLQNKETHIDLLERELASLKKDLLVEAKELNTLRRKAAVRLTDSIHQELKELYMEKTIFEVRIHADENNVTKKGIDVVEFYISTNPGEPLKPLSKIVSGGELSRMMLALKSIFSKHQGVTSIIFDEVDTGVSGRVAQAIAEKIHHVSVDSQVLCISHLPQVAAMADTHLFIAKKIEDGRTSTSVTPLAQQEKIKEIGRMISGTEITELTKKHAKELLKLAQKAKNKI; encoded by the coding sequence TTGCTAAGTGAATTATCGATTAAAAATTTCGCAATCATAGATAGTCTATCCATTTCTTTTAAAAAGGGACTTTCTGTGCTTACAGGTGAAACTGGTGCGGGAAAGTCAATTATTATTGATGCTATAAATTTATTAGTTGGTGGTCGTGGTTCAGCTGAATTTGTTCGTCATGGGGAAGAAAAGGCGGAAATTGAGGGGCTATTTTATATTGAAGATGGTCATCCATGCTTTCGGAAAATGGATGAATTTGGCATAGATATAGACGAAGGCACTATTGTGTTAAGAAGAGATATTGCTTTGTCTGGCAAAAGTGTTTGTCGGATTAATGGGAAGCTTATCACAATTGCTGTCCTACGTGAAATAGGTTCAACCTTAATAGATATTCATGGACAGCATGAACATCAGGAATTAATGGATGAAACGAAACACTTACATTTGCTGGATACTTTTGCAATGGGAGAATTAGCCCCTGTTCTGGAAGAATACGGAGAAGTCTACCGTTCCTATAACCAAACGCAAAAAAAATTAATGAATTTAACGGAAAATGAGCAACAAATGGCTCAAAGACTAGATTTATTGCAATTTCAGTTTAATGAAATCGAAAGCGCTCATTTAAAAATAAACGAAGATGAAGAGCTAATGGAAGAAAGAAAAAAATTAAGTAATTTTGAGAAAATTTATGATAGCATCCAGACAGGTTATAACGCTCTTAGAGGAGAGCAAAAGGGCTTGGATTGGCTTGGTGAGGTAATGGGTAATATGGAAGAAGCTGCAAGCCTTGATACCGAGTACAAAGATATGGCTGAATCTGTTTCAAATAGTTATTATATTTTAGAGGATATTGCAAGACAGCTGCGAAGTGCTTTAGATTACTTGGAATACGATCCTAAAAGATTGAATGAGATTGAAACAAGGCTCAATGAAATCAATACATTAAAGCGGAAATATGGAACAACCGTAACAGATATTTTAGAGTATGCTGCTAAAATAGAAGAAGAATTAGAAACATTACAAAATAAAGAAACTCATATTGATTTATTGGAGCGTGAGCTAGCTTCTCTGAAAAAAGATCTTTTAGTGGAAGCGAAGGAATTGAATACCTTAAGAAGAAAAGCTGCTGTCCGTTTAACAGATAGTATTCATCAAGAATTAAAAGAACTTTACATGGAAAAGACCATTTTTGAGGTTAGAATCCATGCGGATGAGAACAATGTCACTAAAAAAGGAATTGATGTAGTCGAATTTTATATATCCACTAACCCAGGAGAACCGTTAAAACCACTATCGAAAATCGTTTCTGGCGGTGAATTATCGAGAATGATGCTTGCATTAAAAAGTATTTTTTCTAAACATCAAGGCGTTACATCCATTATATTTGATGAGGTAGATACTGGGGTAAGTGGAAGAGTCGCTCAAGCTATTGCTGAAAAAATTCATCATGTTTCCGTTGATTCTCAAGTGCTTTGCATATCTCACTTACCGCAAGTTGCTGCAATGGCTGATACGCATTTATTCATTGCGAAAAAAATTGAGGATGGAAGAACCTCTACCTCGGTAACGCCATTAGCACAACAAGAAAAGATAAAAGAGATTGGACGAATGATTTCTGGAACAGAAATAACGGAATTAACAAAAAAACATGCAAAAGAGCTGTTAAAATTAGCGCAAAAAGCCAAGAATAAAATATAG
- the ahrC gene encoding transcriptional regulator AhrC/ArgR: MNKGQRHIKIREIITNNDIETQDELVDELKSAGYNVTQATVSRDIKELHLVKVPLQDGRYKYSLPADQRFNPLQKLKRMLMDSFVKIDSAENLLVLKSLPGNAQAIGALIDNLDWDEILGTICGDDTCLIICRSADDGKKISDRFLDML; encoded by the coding sequence ATGAATAAGGGTCAAAGGCATATAAAAATAAGAGAAATCATTACCAATAATGATATAGAAACACAAGACGAATTAGTCGATGAGTTGAAAAGTGCCGGATACAATGTAACACAAGCTACTGTATCAAGAGATATTAAAGAATTGCATTTAGTTAAAGTGCCGCTTCAAGATGGTAGATACAAATATAGCTTACCAGCTGATCAACGCTTTAATCCGTTACAAAAATTAAAAAGAATGTTAATGGACTCATTTGTAAAAATCGATTCAGCTGAAAATTTACTTGTCCTAAAATCTTTGCCAGGAAATGCTCAAGCAATTGGGGCATTAATAGATAATCTAGACTGGGATGAAATATTAGGAACTATTTGTGGAGATGATACATGTTTAATTATTTGTCGCTCCGCAGATGACGGCAAGAAAATTAGTGATCGCTTTCTTGATATGCTGTAA
- a CDS encoding TlyA family RNA methyltransferase, with protein MKKERIDVLLVEQGLFDTREKAKRAVMAGIVYCEENRLDKPGEKISADSKLSVKGKTLQYVSRGGLKLEKALKAFDVDMKEKVLLDIGSSTGGFTDCALQNGAKQSYALDVGYNQLAWKLRQDERVIVMERTNFRYVTPADLKGEMPTIASIDVSFISLKLILPVLKTLLVSGSDIIALVKPQFEAGREQVGKKGIVRDRKVHESVLEMIIDFSIKEGYIVKNLSFSPITGGDGNIEFLLHLHWDERGEQSTHFYQIKETVEAAHSELKAKKETEE; from the coding sequence ATGAAGAAAGAAAGAATTGATGTATTATTAGTGGAACAAGGCTTATTCGACACAAGGGAGAAGGCAAAACGAGCTGTTATGGCTGGAATTGTCTACTGTGAGGAGAATAGACTAGATAAACCAGGTGAAAAAATTAGCGCAGATTCAAAGCTGTCTGTAAAAGGAAAAACGCTACAGTATGTATCCAGAGGCGGACTGAAGCTTGAAAAGGCGCTGAAAGCATTTGATGTCGATATGAAAGAAAAAGTATTACTAGATATTGGATCCTCTACTGGTGGATTTACTGATTGTGCGCTCCAAAATGGAGCAAAACAATCCTATGCGCTAGATGTGGGTTATAATCAGTTGGCTTGGAAACTTAGACAAGATGAGCGCGTCATTGTAATGGAAAGAACCAATTTTCGTTACGTAACTCCCGCGGATTTAAAAGGGGAAATGCCTACCATAGCGTCTATAGATGTTTCTTTTATATCATTAAAACTGATACTACCAGTATTAAAAACACTGTTAGTATCAGGCAGTGATATCATTGCACTAGTAAAACCTCAATTTGAAGCAGGCAGAGAACAGGTTGGGAAAAAAGGAATTGTCAGAGACCGAAAAGTCCATGAATCTGTATTAGAAATGATTATCGATTTTTCTATTAAAGAGGGATATATCGTTAAAAATCTGTCTTTTTCTCCCATAACAGGTGGGGATGGAAATATTGAGTTTTTACTACATCTTCATTGGGATGAACGTGGAGAGCAATCAACACATTTTTATCAAATAAAAGAGACTGTAGAAGCTGCACATTCCGAATTGAAAGCAAAAAAGGAAACGGAAGAATAA
- the dxs gene encoding 1-deoxy-D-xylulose-5-phosphate synthase: MDLMSIENPAFLKGLSDEELKSLSEEIRHFLINKLSLTGGHIGPNLGVVELTIALHKSFDSPKDKFIWDVGHQSYVHKILTGRAKDFDTLRQYKGLSGFPKMNESEHDVWETGHSSTSLSAAMGMAVARDIKKEDSYIVPIIGDGALTGGMALEALNHIGDEKKNMIVILNDNEMSIAPNVGALHQVLGRLRTAGKYQWVKDELEMLLKKIPAVGGKMASTAERIKDSLKYLLVSGVFFEELGFTYLGPVDGHDFDDLFEQINYAKKTSGPVLLHVITKKGKGFSPAEKDKIGTWHGTGPYKIETGDFVKPTITAPAWSKLVSDTVLKLARSDKRIVAVTPAMPVGSKLEAFAKELPDRMLDVGIAEQHAVTLAAGLATQKMKPFLAIYSTFLQRAYDQVLHDVCRQRLNVFIGIDRAGLVGADGETHQGIYDIAFLRHMPNLVLMMPKDENEGQHMVNTAIEYNDGPIAMRFPRGNGIGVKLDPTLKTIPIGTWEVLREGTDAAILTFGTTIEMAMEAANQLESQGIHVKVVNARFIKPLDEKMLTDLLQKQIPILTIEEAVLQGGFGSYCLEYAHDHGFGANVIDRMGIPDEFIEHGDVNSLLSEIKLTKEEVVNRILAIARKKQKRA; the protein is encoded by the coding sequence ATGGATTTAATGTCAATTGAAAATCCAGCATTTTTAAAGGGGTTGTCTGATGAGGAACTAAAGAGCCTCAGTGAAGAAATCCGTCACTTTTTAATTAATAAGCTTTCTCTAACTGGCGGTCATATTGGTCCTAACTTAGGGGTAGTGGAATTAACGATTGCCCTTCATAAAAGCTTTGATAGCCCAAAGGATAAATTTATTTGGGATGTAGGCCATCAATCCTATGTACACAAAATTTTAACAGGTCGTGCAAAAGATTTTGATACCCTTAGACAATACAAAGGATTAAGTGGGTTTCCAAAAATGAATGAAAGTGAGCATGATGTCTGGGAAACCGGTCATAGCTCTACTTCCTTATCTGCTGCAATGGGGATGGCCGTAGCTCGGGATATCAAAAAAGAAGATTCCTATATTGTTCCAATAATCGGAGATGGCGCATTAACAGGTGGAATGGCTCTTGAAGCATTAAACCATATCGGTGATGAAAAGAAAAATATGATTGTTATCCTCAATGATAATGAAATGTCGATTGCACCGAATGTGGGAGCTCTTCATCAAGTATTAGGCAGATTAAGAACGGCTGGAAAATACCAATGGGTAAAAGATGAATTGGAAATGCTTTTGAAGAAAATTCCAGCAGTCGGTGGAAAGATGGCTTCTACTGCGGAAAGAATTAAAGATAGCCTAAAATATTTATTGGTATCCGGTGTGTTTTTTGAAGAGTTAGGTTTTACTTATCTAGGTCCAGTAGATGGACATGATTTTGATGACTTATTCGAACAAATAAACTATGCAAAGAAAACTTCCGGCCCAGTTTTATTGCACGTCATTACGAAAAAAGGAAAAGGATTTTCTCCTGCAGAAAAAGATAAAATTGGAACATGGCACGGAACTGGTCCATATAAGATTGAAACAGGTGATTTTGTCAAACCAACGATTACTGCACCTGCGTGGAGTAAACTCGTAAGTGATACCGTTTTAAAATTGGCTAGATCAGATAAACGAATTGTGGCTGTTACTCCTGCAATGCCAGTTGGTTCAAAATTAGAAGCATTTGCAAAAGAATTACCAGATCGAATGTTAGATGTTGGTATAGCTGAACAGCATGCAGTTACATTAGCAGCAGGACTCGCTACACAAAAGATGAAGCCATTTTTAGCAATCTATTCTACTTTTTTGCAAAGAGCGTATGATCAGGTACTTCATGATGTATGCCGTCAAAGATTAAATGTGTTTATTGGGATTGATCGAGCAGGCTTAGTAGGAGCAGACGGGGAAACGCATCAAGGAATTTATGATATTGCGTTTTTACGACATATGCCAAACCTAGTATTGATGATGCCAAAGGACGAAAACGAAGGACAGCATATGGTAAATACAGCAATAGAGTATAATGATGGACCGATTGCTATGCGTTTTCCTCGTGGCAATGGGATAGGAGTTAAGCTTGATCCTACTTTAAAAACGATTCCAATTGGTACATGGGAAGTACTGAGAGAGGGAACAGATGCAGCAATCCTTACGTTTGGAACGACAATTGAAATGGCGATGGAAGCAGCAAATCAACTCGAATCACAGGGAATCCATGTAAAAGTAGTTAATGCCAGATTTATTAAACCGCTAGATGAAAAAATGCTTACAGACTTATTGCAAAAACAAATACCAATTTTGACAATTGAAGAAGCTGTTCTGCAAGGTGGTTTTGGAAGTTATTGTTTAGAATATGCACATGATCATGGGTTTGGTGCAAATGTGATTGATCGCATGGGAATCCCAGATGAATTTATTGAGCATGGAGATGTGAACTCTTTATTAAGTGAAATTAAATTAACTAAAGAGGAAGTTGTAAATAGAATTTTAGCCATTGCCAGAAAAAAACAAAAGAGGGCTTAG
- a CDS encoding polyprenyl synthetase family protein, which translates to MNNISLSAFTKKYKDLLEKELKQNVEKLVAPSNLKDSMLYSLNAGGKRIRPLLLFATIQSYGKDPFKGLLPATAIEMIHTYSLIHDDLPSMDDDDLRRGLPTNHKVYGEATAILAGDALLTYSFQIMTRMTQENIPSDLILTTINLLAEAAGAEGMVGGQVADIEGENKALNQRELEQIHLHKTGKLLEVSIIIGAILAGATSKEIETLKQFAYHLGLAFQIRDDILDLEGDEAVIGKPIGSDMDNHKSTYPKILTMGGAKKELDLHIKGAKDLLRSLNLDSAILEEITNLIAYRNN; encoded by the coding sequence TTGAATAATATCTCTTTGTCAGCTTTTACAAAAAAGTATAAAGATCTTTTAGAAAAAGAATTAAAGCAAAATGTAGAAAAACTTGTTGCTCCTTCTAACCTAAAAGATTCCATGCTGTACTCACTGAATGCAGGTGGAAAAAGAATTCGCCCATTGCTTTTATTTGCAACTATTCAATCGTATGGAAAAGATCCATTTAAAGGGTTATTACCTGCAACTGCAATTGAAATGATCCATACATACTCCTTAATTCATGATGATTTACCAAGCATGGATGATGATGATTTACGGAGAGGATTACCGACAAATCATAAAGTATATGGAGAGGCAACAGCAATCCTAGCAGGAGATGCACTTCTTACCTATAGTTTTCAAATTATGACACGGATGACGCAGGAAAATATTCCTTCTGATCTTATTCTTACTACTATTAACCTGTTAGCAGAAGCAGCAGGAGCTGAAGGAATGGTAGGTGGACAGGTTGCTGATATAGAAGGAGAAAATAAAGCGCTAAATCAGCGAGAACTTGAACAGATTCATCTACATAAGACAGGAAAGCTATTAGAGGTAAGTATCATAATTGGTGCAATATTAGCAGGTGCTACAAGCAAGGAAATAGAGACATTAAAGCAATTTGCTTATCATTTAGGGTTAGCCTTCCAAATTAGAGATGATATTCTAGATTTAGAGGGTGATGAAGCTGTCATTGGAAAACCGATTGGCAGTGATATGGATAATCACAAAAGTACTTATCCGAAAATCCTGACAATGGGTGGAGCAAAAAAAGAATTAGATCTACATATTAAAGGAGCAAAAGATCTACTTAGGAGCTTAAACTTAGATAGCGCAATCTTAGAAGAGATTACAAATCTAATTGCATATAGAAATAATTAA